A genomic window from Silene latifolia isolate original U9 population chromosome Y, ASM4854445v1, whole genome shotgun sequence includes:
- the LOC141629704 gene encoding uncharacterized protein LOC141629704 → MEPPLTDIDDYLYWKYTEDGSYSIKTGYLYLWHRSFASSLSLMPKFPWSSIWKIPGSTKFSLLFWRLAHNIVPTKTKLNERGVPLDLVCPLCGSSEESTDHLFRSCTITRHVWQSSALGINTQANAGIPFSRWLADLISFFHRQSSGSYNPLLYFGCVLQAIWTVRNSVVYNHSPVDPLRICQLTDHLFTSHQKFPETWCTLTGFTSLVPSPHLAIVPSTITSDTICIYVLVGHSSSNKCYHASISDSLTGESDRVYIRASSALVASTRALLSAMRRARLAGFTSVSFVISCRKLSSVLAKLQPVPIGVRNSFHEIRHLFRIYPFWSVRLATG, encoded by the coding sequence ATGGAACCTCCACTTACGGATATTGATGATTACCTCTACTGGAAGTATACGGAAGATGGTAGCTACTCTATCAAGACGGGCTACTTATACCTTTGGCATAGATCTTTCGCTTCATCTTTATCTTTGATGCCTAAGTTCCCATGGTCGAGCATATGGAAAATCCCAGGTTCAACCAAATTTTCTCTGCTTTTTTGGCGACTTGCCCATAATATCGTGCCAACCAAAACTAAATTGAATGAACGTGGGGTGCCCCTTGATTTAGTTTGTCCGTTGTGCGGCTCTTCTGAGGAATCTACAGATCATCTTTTCCGATCTTGCACTATTACCCGGCATGTATGGCAATCTTCTGCTCTTGGTATTAACACGCAAGCAAATGCTGGGATACCCTTTTCTAGATGGTTGGCCGATTTGATATCCTTTTTCCATCGCCAGTCATCAGGTTCTTACAATCCTCTCCTTTACTTTGGTTGTGTCTTGCAAGCAATTTGGACTGTCCGGAACTCTGTAGTTTATAACCACTCTCCCGTGGATCCTCTGCGAATTTGCCAGCTTACCGATCACCTCTTCACTTCACATCAAAAATTTCCAGAAACTTGGTGCACCTTAACGGGTTTTACTTCGCTAGTACCATCTCCGCACCTAGCGATCGTCCCAAGCACCATTACCTCTGACACTATTTGCATATATGTGCTGGTCGGTCATTCGAGTTCGAATAAGTGCTATCACGCCTCAATTTCGGACTCACTTACGGGAGAATCTGATCGGGTCTATATCAGAGCTTCGTCTGCACTAGTGGCATCGACAAGAGCTCTACTGTCTGCAATGCGACGTGCCCGATTGGCGGGCTTTACCTCTGTCTCTTTTGTCATTTCATGTCGAAAATTATCTTCTGTTCTGGCAAAGTTACAGCCAGTACCAATAGGTGTGCGAAATTCATTTCATGAAATTCGCCACCTCTTTAGAATTTACCCTTTCTGGTCTGTTCGTTTAGCTACTGGATAG